Proteins encoded together in one Oncorhynchus masou masou isolate Uvic2021 chromosome 3, UVic_Omas_1.1, whole genome shotgun sequence window:
- the ndc1 gene encoding nucleoporin NDC1 isoform X2, with the protein MFSSDQSCWFVRKVICWRAVASMAWSVLLLLPTTALFVLLSRFSLFHPILWISECLSLLTSASAIFSFILLCGVVLMVGFFNLEYYTVVPSIACSKIALLGQVLHPRQFVHSLVHCIMGVVVAWCCAFTIGGRYRSLGHPCTQDESSGPEMCLNEFHLVLLLVGAFIGYSHSLVGVVYNMNYVSFHTMQQYKYLRFKGALPLVVKASAVQALYCLRTFLLLYFFMGYAPRAWICKTLDLNINSSIHSLDSVSSLLDLSLLYHLWISGTFLLLTWYITVLLFRIFVTEVYSFPVQSTFTEDAHQSLPKVITGTQPMILKFLALQDLALLSQHSPSRRLEVFSLSQPGGHPHIWTALSKECLSLLSDLTERLVAHHDTVATNGRAKSQSIGSNKRSTTTSEGSVTSVGMEDMKTPRPGALIRTPGSVFLRSSVGAGLRTPLTTPFTPDLDSPFSSPALRRLTGPLEPQGALSPGFSSIQSPHVMRRGPKLWSASTDSQLNGSPPPSPGPAPSPSQAQLKPSFLVTFLQNRKDQVKYFLAKRMLITYLFNKLPEASSQALFADSQVHIWALQGLSHLVAASFSEDQYGIVQTTLPTILSTLLLLQEAVDRHFKLPHTSSKPGHCSCSMGDDSYKTLRFALRSTLKTAVYRITATFGGHLHAVQMSAEHRKRLQHFLEYKE; encoded by the exons ATGTTTTCATCGGATCAAAGTTGTTGGTTCGTTCGTAAG GTGATATGTTGGAGAGCAGTAGCCAGTATGGCGTGGTctgtcctgctgctgctgcccaccACAGCTCTGTTTGTACTTCTCAGCAGATTCAGTCTGTTTCACCCGATACTCTGGATATCAG AATGCCTGTCCCTATTGACCAGTGCCAGTGCCATCTTCTCCTTCATTCTGCTATGTGGAGTGGTATTGATGGTGGGCTTTTTCAACCTGGAGTATTACACAG TCGTCCCATCCATCGCCTGTTCCAAGATCGCCCTCCTGGGTCAGGTGCTCCACCCCCGTCAGTTCGTCCACTCGCTGGTGCACTGCATCATGGGTGTTGTAGTAGCTTGGTGTTGTGCCTTCACCATCGGAGGGCGCTACAGGTCCTTGGGGCACCCCTGTACACAGGATGAGAG tagtggtccTGAGATGTGCCTGAATGAATTCCACCTGGTGCTGCTGCTCGTGGGGGCCTTCATTGGCTACAGCCACAGCCTGGTGGGAGTGGTCTACAACATGAACTACGTTTCTTTCCACACCATGCAG CAATACAAGTACCTCCGCTTCAAGGGAGCTCTGCCCCTAGTGGTGAAGGCCAGTGCTGTTCAGGCTCTCTACTGTCTCAGGACCTTCCTCCTGCTGTATTTCTTCATGG GATATGCACCACGAGCCTGGATCTGTAAGACACTTGACCTCAACATCAACAG TTCAATCCATTCCCTGGACAGTGTGTCTAGTCTATTGGACCTGTCCCTCCTGTACCACCTGTGGATCAGTGggaccttcctcctcctcacctggtACATCACAGTACTGCTCTTCAGGATCTTTGTTACCGAG GTTTACAGTTTTCCTGTCCAGTCCACGTTCACAGAGGACGCCCACCAGAGCCTGCCCAAAGTTATCACTGGCACGCAACCAATGATACTGAAG TTCCTAGCCCTCCAGGACCTGGCTCTGCTGTCTCAACATTCTCCTTCTCGACGTCTGGAGGTGTTCAGTCTCAGCCAACCAG GTGGTCACCCTCACATCTGGACGGCCCTGAGTaaggagtgtctgtctctgttgtctgACCTGACTGAGCGGCTGGTAGCCCACCATGACACTGTAGCGACCAACGGACGGGCCAAGTCCCAGTCTATAGGGAGCAACAAGCGGTCCACCACCACCTCGGAAGGCTCCG tAACTTCTGTCGGTATGGAGGATATGAAGACTCCTCGGCCCGGCGCCCTGATCAGAACCCCTGGCTCAGTGTTCTTGCGTTCCTCTGTCGGGGCGGGGCTGCGAACTCCCCTGACCACCCCCTTTACCCCGGACCTAGACAGCCCCTTCTCCTCCCCCGCCCTGCGGCGGCTCACTGGCCCCCTGGAGCCTCAGGGGGCCCTGTCCCCCGGCTTCAGCTCCATCCAGAGCCCTCACGTCATGAGGAGGGGCCCCAAACTCTGGTCTGCTTCTACAG ACTCCCAGCTGAACGGCAGTCCTCCGCCATCTCCTGGTCCCGCCCCCAGCCCGTCCCAGGCCCAACTCAAACCCTCCTTCCTTGTTACCTTCCTACAGAACAGGAAGGACCAG GTTAAATATTTCTTGGCAAAGCGGATGCTGATAACGTATCTGTTTAACAAG CTGCCAGAAGCCTCCAGTCAGGCCCTGTTTGCTGACAGCCAGGTTCACATATGGGCTCTGCAAG GTCTGTCTCACCTGGTGGCAGCGTCCTTCTCTGAGGACCAGTATGGAATAGTTCAGACCACCCTGCCTACCATCCTCAGTACCCTACTGCTGTTACAGGAG gcTGTGGATCGTCACTTCAAGCTACCCCATACCTCCTCTAAACCAGGTCACTGTTCCTGCAGTATGGGAGATGACAGTTACAAGACGCTCCGCTTCGCCCTGCGATCCACCCTGAAGACCGCTGTCTACAGGATCACAGCCACCTTCGGAGGACACCTCCA CGCTGTCCAGATGTCCGCAGAGCACCGCAAGAGACTGCAGCACTTCCTGGAGTATAAAGAGTGA
- the zgc:113691 gene encoding uncharacterized protein zgc:113691 — MAEKKENVSKFEMLKLLEKCRKERDDAVHRESIMREKLRQYESRMRSTELLKQKFKTMTSENKELRKHVKALRQEIGLEASPKFNGKTTKDIISDLHEKERQCSFLVEKTGRLSLTIDDLTAELANAVASKTLLEYQVQSLQQNLKDMTNNQRRLLKLWEDKRSQREQLTLPAIGLPQRPGEKSVSHKGVQTEMSIDSAQKLPHNAFETKPSPSPRSRHHKTRSSIDKQGGLTTLGNGHQLGNGNHYTLENALQLGNGLQLGNGLQLGNGLQLENGLQLGNGNHQREKEDLFHYETNEHIL, encoded by the coding sequence ATGGCTGAGAAAAAAGAGAACGTCTCCAAGTTTGAGATGTTGAAACTTCTGGAGAAgtgcaggaaagagagagacgatGCGGTGCACAGGGAGAGTATTATGAGGGAGAAGCTGAGACAGTACGAGTCCAGGATGAGGTCAACGGAGTTGCTGAAACAGAAATTCAAGACCATGACTTCGGAAAACAAGGAGCTGCGCAAGCATGTCAAGGCTCTCCGCCAAGAGATAGGCCTGGAGGCAAGCCCCAAGTTCAACGGCAAAACCACCAAGGACATCATCTCTGACTTGCACGAGAAGGAGCGCCAGTGCAGTTTCCTGGTGGAGAAAACGGGTAGACTCAGTTTGACCATTGATGATCTGACAGCAGAGCTGGCAAATGCTGTCGCGTCCAAAACTCTTCTGGAATATCAGGTGCAGTCGTTACAGCAGAACCTGAAGGACATGACGAATAATCAACGGCGTTTGTTGAAACTCTGGGAGGATAAGAGATCTCAAAGAGAGCAGCTCACTCTCCCTGCGATAGGCCTACCCCAGAGGCCCGGAGAGAAATCTGTCTCTCACAAGGGAGTACAAACAGAGATGTCCATCGATTCAGCCCAGAAACTCCCACACAACGCATTTGAGACCAAACCTTCTCCTTCACCACGATCACGACACCACAAGACAAGGTCTTCTATAGATAAACAAGGGGGATTAACAACATTGGGAAATGGTCATCAGCTGGGGAACGGCAACCATTATACACTGGAAAATGCCCTCCAGCTGGGAAATGGCCTCCAGCTGGGAAATGGCCTCCAGCTGGGAAATGGCCTCCAGCTGGAAAATGGCCTCCAGCTGGGAAATGGGAATCATCAACGTGAAAAGGAGGATTTATTTCACTATGAAACCAATGAACACATACTGTAA
- the ndc1 gene encoding nucleoporin NDC1 isoform X1: MFSSDQSCWFVRKVICWRAVASMAWSVLLLLPTTALFVLLSRFSLFHPILWISECLSLLTSASAIFSFILLCGVVLMVGFFNLEYYTVVPSIACSKIALLGQVLHPRQFVHSLVHCIMGVVVAWCCAFTIGGRYRSLGHPCTQDESSSGPEMCLNEFHLVLLLVGAFIGYSHSLVGVVYNMNYVSFHTMQQYKYLRFKGALPLVVKASAVQALYCLRTFLLLYFFMGYAPRAWICKTLDLNINSSIHSLDSVSSLLDLSLLYHLWISGTFLLLTWYITVLLFRIFVTEVYSFPVQSTFTEDAHQSLPKVITGTQPMILKFLALQDLALLSQHSPSRRLEVFSLSQPGGHPHIWTALSKECLSLLSDLTERLVAHHDTVATNGRAKSQSIGSNKRSTTTSEGSVTSVGMEDMKTPRPGALIRTPGSVFLRSSVGAGLRTPLTTPFTPDLDSPFSSPALRRLTGPLEPQGALSPGFSSIQSPHVMRRGPKLWSASTDSQLNGSPPPSPGPAPSPSQAQLKPSFLVTFLQNRKDQVKYFLAKRMLITYLFNKLPEASSQALFADSQVHIWALQGLSHLVAASFSEDQYGIVQTTLPTILSTLLLLQEAVDRHFKLPHTSSKPGHCSCSMGDDSYKTLRFALRSTLKTAVYRITATFGGHLHAVQMSAEHRKRLQHFLEYKE; this comes from the exons ATGTTTTCATCGGATCAAAGTTGTTGGTTCGTTCGTAAG GTGATATGTTGGAGAGCAGTAGCCAGTATGGCGTGGTctgtcctgctgctgctgcccaccACAGCTCTGTTTGTACTTCTCAGCAGATTCAGTCTGTTTCACCCGATACTCTGGATATCAG AATGCCTGTCCCTATTGACCAGTGCCAGTGCCATCTTCTCCTTCATTCTGCTATGTGGAGTGGTATTGATGGTGGGCTTTTTCAACCTGGAGTATTACACAG TCGTCCCATCCATCGCCTGTTCCAAGATCGCCCTCCTGGGTCAGGTGCTCCACCCCCGTCAGTTCGTCCACTCGCTGGTGCACTGCATCATGGGTGTTGTAGTAGCTTGGTGTTGTGCCTTCACCATCGGAGGGCGCTACAGGTCCTTGGGGCACCCCTGTACACAGGATGAGAG tagtagtggtccTGAGATGTGCCTGAATGAATTCCACCTGGTGCTGCTGCTCGTGGGGGCCTTCATTGGCTACAGCCACAGCCTGGTGGGAGTGGTCTACAACATGAACTACGTTTCTTTCCACACCATGCAG CAATACAAGTACCTCCGCTTCAAGGGAGCTCTGCCCCTAGTGGTGAAGGCCAGTGCTGTTCAGGCTCTCTACTGTCTCAGGACCTTCCTCCTGCTGTATTTCTTCATGG GATATGCACCACGAGCCTGGATCTGTAAGACACTTGACCTCAACATCAACAG TTCAATCCATTCCCTGGACAGTGTGTCTAGTCTATTGGACCTGTCCCTCCTGTACCACCTGTGGATCAGTGggaccttcctcctcctcacctggtACATCACAGTACTGCTCTTCAGGATCTTTGTTACCGAG GTTTACAGTTTTCCTGTCCAGTCCACGTTCACAGAGGACGCCCACCAGAGCCTGCCCAAAGTTATCACTGGCACGCAACCAATGATACTGAAG TTCCTAGCCCTCCAGGACCTGGCTCTGCTGTCTCAACATTCTCCTTCTCGACGTCTGGAGGTGTTCAGTCTCAGCCAACCAG GTGGTCACCCTCACATCTGGACGGCCCTGAGTaaggagtgtctgtctctgttgtctgACCTGACTGAGCGGCTGGTAGCCCACCATGACACTGTAGCGACCAACGGACGGGCCAAGTCCCAGTCTATAGGGAGCAACAAGCGGTCCACCACCACCTCGGAAGGCTCCG tAACTTCTGTCGGTATGGAGGATATGAAGACTCCTCGGCCCGGCGCCCTGATCAGAACCCCTGGCTCAGTGTTCTTGCGTTCCTCTGTCGGGGCGGGGCTGCGAACTCCCCTGACCACCCCCTTTACCCCGGACCTAGACAGCCCCTTCTCCTCCCCCGCCCTGCGGCGGCTCACTGGCCCCCTGGAGCCTCAGGGGGCCCTGTCCCCCGGCTTCAGCTCCATCCAGAGCCCTCACGTCATGAGGAGGGGCCCCAAACTCTGGTCTGCTTCTACAG ACTCCCAGCTGAACGGCAGTCCTCCGCCATCTCCTGGTCCCGCCCCCAGCCCGTCCCAGGCCCAACTCAAACCCTCCTTCCTTGTTACCTTCCTACAGAACAGGAAGGACCAG GTTAAATATTTCTTGGCAAAGCGGATGCTGATAACGTATCTGTTTAACAAG CTGCCAGAAGCCTCCAGTCAGGCCCTGTTTGCTGACAGCCAGGTTCACATATGGGCTCTGCAAG GTCTGTCTCACCTGGTGGCAGCGTCCTTCTCTGAGGACCAGTATGGAATAGTTCAGACCACCCTGCCTACCATCCTCAGTACCCTACTGCTGTTACAGGAG gcTGTGGATCGTCACTTCAAGCTACCCCATACCTCCTCTAAACCAGGTCACTGTTCCTGCAGTATGGGAGATGACAGTTACAAGACGCTCCGCTTCGCCCTGCGATCCACCCTGAAGACCGCTGTCTACAGGATCACAGCCACCTTCGGAGGACACCTCCA CGCTGTCCAGATGTCCGCAGAGCACCGCAAGAGACTGCAGCACTTCCTGGAGTATAAAGAGTGA
- the ndc1 gene encoding nucleoporin NDC1 isoform X3: MAWSVLLLLPTTALFVLLSRFSLFHPILWISECLSLLTSASAIFSFILLCGVVLMVGFFNLEYYTVVPSIACSKIALLGQVLHPRQFVHSLVHCIMGVVVAWCCAFTIGGRYRSLGHPCTQDESSSGPEMCLNEFHLVLLLVGAFIGYSHSLVGVVYNMNYVSFHTMQQYKYLRFKGALPLVVKASAVQALYCLRTFLLLYFFMGYAPRAWICKTLDLNINSSIHSLDSVSSLLDLSLLYHLWISGTFLLLTWYITVLLFRIFVTEVYSFPVQSTFTEDAHQSLPKVITGTQPMILKFLALQDLALLSQHSPSRRLEVFSLSQPGGHPHIWTALSKECLSLLSDLTERLVAHHDTVATNGRAKSQSIGSNKRSTTTSEGSVTSVGMEDMKTPRPGALIRTPGSVFLRSSVGAGLRTPLTTPFTPDLDSPFSSPALRRLTGPLEPQGALSPGFSSIQSPHVMRRGPKLWSASTDSQLNGSPPPSPGPAPSPSQAQLKPSFLVTFLQNRKDQVKYFLAKRMLITYLFNKLPEASSQALFADSQVHIWALQGLSHLVAASFSEDQYGIVQTTLPTILSTLLLLQEAVDRHFKLPHTSSKPGHCSCSMGDDSYKTLRFALRSTLKTAVYRITATFGGHLHAVQMSAEHRKRLQHFLEYKE; encoded by the exons ATGGCGTGGTctgtcctgctgctgctgcccaccACAGCTCTGTTTGTACTTCTCAGCAGATTCAGTCTGTTTCACCCGATACTCTGGATATCAG AATGCCTGTCCCTATTGACCAGTGCCAGTGCCATCTTCTCCTTCATTCTGCTATGTGGAGTGGTATTGATGGTGGGCTTTTTCAACCTGGAGTATTACACAG TCGTCCCATCCATCGCCTGTTCCAAGATCGCCCTCCTGGGTCAGGTGCTCCACCCCCGTCAGTTCGTCCACTCGCTGGTGCACTGCATCATGGGTGTTGTAGTAGCTTGGTGTTGTGCCTTCACCATCGGAGGGCGCTACAGGTCCTTGGGGCACCCCTGTACACAGGATGAGAG tagtagtggtccTGAGATGTGCCTGAATGAATTCCACCTGGTGCTGCTGCTCGTGGGGGCCTTCATTGGCTACAGCCACAGCCTGGTGGGAGTGGTCTACAACATGAACTACGTTTCTTTCCACACCATGCAG CAATACAAGTACCTCCGCTTCAAGGGAGCTCTGCCCCTAGTGGTGAAGGCCAGTGCTGTTCAGGCTCTCTACTGTCTCAGGACCTTCCTCCTGCTGTATTTCTTCATGG GATATGCACCACGAGCCTGGATCTGTAAGACACTTGACCTCAACATCAACAG TTCAATCCATTCCCTGGACAGTGTGTCTAGTCTATTGGACCTGTCCCTCCTGTACCACCTGTGGATCAGTGggaccttcctcctcctcacctggtACATCACAGTACTGCTCTTCAGGATCTTTGTTACCGAG GTTTACAGTTTTCCTGTCCAGTCCACGTTCACAGAGGACGCCCACCAGAGCCTGCCCAAAGTTATCACTGGCACGCAACCAATGATACTGAAG TTCCTAGCCCTCCAGGACCTGGCTCTGCTGTCTCAACATTCTCCTTCTCGACGTCTGGAGGTGTTCAGTCTCAGCCAACCAG GTGGTCACCCTCACATCTGGACGGCCCTGAGTaaggagtgtctgtctctgttgtctgACCTGACTGAGCGGCTGGTAGCCCACCATGACACTGTAGCGACCAACGGACGGGCCAAGTCCCAGTCTATAGGGAGCAACAAGCGGTCCACCACCACCTCGGAAGGCTCCG tAACTTCTGTCGGTATGGAGGATATGAAGACTCCTCGGCCCGGCGCCCTGATCAGAACCCCTGGCTCAGTGTTCTTGCGTTCCTCTGTCGGGGCGGGGCTGCGAACTCCCCTGACCACCCCCTTTACCCCGGACCTAGACAGCCCCTTCTCCTCCCCCGCCCTGCGGCGGCTCACTGGCCCCCTGGAGCCTCAGGGGGCCCTGTCCCCCGGCTTCAGCTCCATCCAGAGCCCTCACGTCATGAGGAGGGGCCCCAAACTCTGGTCTGCTTCTACAG ACTCCCAGCTGAACGGCAGTCCTCCGCCATCTCCTGGTCCCGCCCCCAGCCCGTCCCAGGCCCAACTCAAACCCTCCTTCCTTGTTACCTTCCTACAGAACAGGAAGGACCAG GTTAAATATTTCTTGGCAAAGCGGATGCTGATAACGTATCTGTTTAACAAG CTGCCAGAAGCCTCCAGTCAGGCCCTGTTTGCTGACAGCCAGGTTCACATATGGGCTCTGCAAG GTCTGTCTCACCTGGTGGCAGCGTCCTTCTCTGAGGACCAGTATGGAATAGTTCAGACCACCCTGCCTACCATCCTCAGTACCCTACTGCTGTTACAGGAG gcTGTGGATCGTCACTTCAAGCTACCCCATACCTCCTCTAAACCAGGTCACTGTTCCTGCAGTATGGGAGATGACAGTTACAAGACGCTCCGCTTCGCCCTGCGATCCACCCTGAAGACCGCTGTCTACAGGATCACAGCCACCTTCGGAGGACACCTCCA CGCTGTCCAGATGTCCGCAGAGCACCGCAAGAGACTGCAGCACTTCCTGGAGTATAAAGAGTGA